A single window of Streptomyces sp. NBC_00464 DNA harbors:
- a CDS encoding EAL domain-containing protein — protein sequence MVPRLLLGLVCAGYAVGGAVGWGAERLAVFMGDFGLSAAALIAAVSCFLFARSADNRFRPAWLLFSLSSLMAAAGNGVWGWYEFVRGVQVPSPSLADLFFLCFAPPAIVGLLVLAKRPVTRAGWVCLALDSWLIGGSLLTLSWSLALAHTAHLADVEGASVARAALSLAYPLLDIVLVSMVLALHFRRSSVNRAAVNTAIAALALTVLCDALFTSPLLRQTYQSGQLLDAGWFAGSLLLAYAPWGVARDEEDTDRQRLAPRTTSRPISGSLAALTPYLAAAVCTLGILYNVIEGRRVDRVVVFTGCTVVLALVVRQGIMLVDNIALTHELAQKENHFRSLVQGSSDVIMIAAPTGILRYVSPAAAGVYGREADDLIGAELSSIIHPEDLGGVVHEVRRFLAAPPGEEPTTRIECRFRSGAGEWLNVESTVNRHQGGLILNSRDVTERVRLQAQLQHNAEHDPLTDLPNRALFTDRVRRALGGRRAGDAGTAVLFIDLDGFKAANDRLGHQAGDELLIQAARRLTESVRAGDTAARLGGDEFAALIVGDGSRDQAAREYQVHEIADRLRLTLSQPYRIGAGEVRVTASIGVAFAEPGITPNDLMRNADLAMYRAKAGGKDRVELYAPQMQAEVVRRSELAARLRTALRDGEFALLHQPVVHLASGSVAAVAAQARWRSAQGILFTPAEFLRVAEDSDRTAELGRWLLEEAVEQAADRARAGHQVSVAVRLSARRLLDKGTPFGSVEALLTRYGLPSGALMIEVADSDPRVSFDELEQRLVALRRLGVRIALDGFGSGYAAINALRRLPIDVLKLDRGLVEGVVESARLHKITSGLLRIACDLGMQSVADGVDVPEQVLALRAMGCTHGQGMAFSGPLDEYRLRRTLVRGTFPVPGSPAAQPVLAGGSIPLLSGSHGETPVPPT from the coding sequence ATGGTCCCCCGGCTCCTCCTCGGCCTCGTCTGCGCGGGATACGCCGTGGGCGGGGCCGTGGGCTGGGGCGCGGAGCGACTCGCGGTGTTCATGGGGGACTTCGGCCTGAGCGCGGCCGCCCTGATCGCCGCCGTCTCCTGCTTCCTGTTCGCGCGCTCCGCGGACAACAGGTTCCGGCCTGCCTGGCTGCTGTTCTCGCTCTCCTCCCTGATGGCGGCGGCGGGCAACGGAGTATGGGGCTGGTACGAGTTCGTGCGAGGGGTCCAGGTACCCAGCCCCTCCCTGGCCGACCTCTTCTTCCTCTGCTTCGCGCCGCCCGCGATCGTCGGACTGCTCGTCCTCGCCAAGCGCCCCGTCACCCGGGCCGGCTGGGTCTGTCTGGCTCTCGACTCCTGGCTGATCGGCGGATCGCTCCTCACGCTCTCCTGGAGCCTCGCTCTCGCCCACACCGCGCACCTGGCGGACGTCGAGGGTGCCAGCGTGGCCCGCGCGGCACTCTCGCTGGCCTATCCGCTGCTCGACATCGTGCTGGTCTCCATGGTGCTCGCGCTGCACTTCCGGCGCTCCAGCGTCAACCGCGCCGCGGTGAACACCGCCATCGCCGCGCTGGCCCTCACCGTCCTGTGCGACGCGCTGTTCACTTCGCCGCTGCTCCGGCAGACCTATCAGTCGGGCCAGTTGCTCGACGCCGGCTGGTTCGCCGGATCGCTGCTCCTCGCCTACGCCCCCTGGGGTGTCGCCCGGGACGAGGAGGACACCGACCGGCAGCGGCTCGCGCCCCGCACCACCAGCCGCCCCATCTCCGGATCACTGGCCGCGCTGACCCCGTATCTCGCCGCGGCGGTCTGCACCCTGGGCATCCTCTACAACGTCATCGAGGGCCGCCGGGTGGACCGCGTCGTGGTCTTCACCGGGTGCACGGTGGTGCTCGCGCTGGTCGTCCGGCAGGGCATCATGCTCGTCGACAACATCGCCCTCACCCATGAACTGGCCCAGAAGGAGAACCACTTCCGCTCCCTGGTGCAGGGCTCCAGCGATGTCATCATGATCGCCGCCCCGACCGGCATACTCCGCTACGTCAGCCCTGCCGCCGCCGGGGTCTACGGACGCGAGGCGGACGACCTCATCGGAGCCGAGCTCTCCTCGATCATCCATCCCGAGGACCTCGGCGGGGTCGTCCACGAGGTGCGCCGCTTCCTCGCCGCCCCACCGGGTGAGGAACCCACCACCCGCATCGAGTGCCGCTTCCGCTCCGGCGCCGGTGAATGGCTGAACGTCGAGTCCACCGTCAACCGTCACCAGGGCGGTCTGATCCTCAACAGCCGCGACGTGACCGAACGGGTACGCCTCCAGGCCCAGTTGCAGCACAACGCGGAGCACGACCCGCTCACCGACCTGCCCAACCGGGCGCTCTTCACCGACCGGGTCCGCCGGGCACTCGGCGGCCGCCGGGCGGGTGACGCGGGCACCGCCGTCCTCTTCATCGACCTGGACGGCTTCAAGGCGGCCAACGACCGGCTCGGCCACCAGGCGGGCGACGAGCTCCTGATCCAGGCCGCCCGCCGCCTGACGGAGTCCGTCCGGGCGGGGGACACCGCGGCCCGCCTCGGCGGGGACGAGTTCGCCGCCCTCATCGTCGGCGACGGCAGCCGCGACCAGGCCGCCCGCGAGTACCAGGTCCACGAGATCGCCGACCGGCTGCGCCTCACGCTCTCCCAGCCCTACCGCATCGGCGCCGGAGAGGTCCGGGTCACCGCCTCCATCGGGGTCGCCTTCGCCGAGCCCGGCATCACCCCCAACGACCTCATGCGCAACGCCGACCTGGCCATGTACCGCGCCAAGGCCGGCGGCAAGGACCGCGTCGAGTTGTACGCCCCGCAGATGCAGGCCGAGGTGGTGCGCCGCTCCGAGCTGGCGGCCCGGCTGCGTACCGCCCTGCGCGACGGCGAGTTCGCGCTGCTGCACCAGCCCGTGGTCCATCTGGCCAGCGGCTCCGTCGCCGCGGTCGCCGCACAGGCCCGCTGGCGCTCCGCCCAGGGCATCCTGTTCACGCCCGCCGAGTTCCTCCGCGTGGCCGAGGACAGTGACCGCACCGCCGAGCTGGGCCGCTGGCTCCTCGAAGAGGCCGTCGAGCAGGCCGCCGACCGGGCCAGGGCCGGCCACCAGGTCTCCGTCGCCGTCCGGCTCTCCGCCCGCAGGCTGCTCGACAAGGGGACGCCGTTCGGCTCCGTGGAGGCGCTGCTCACCCGGTACGGGCTGCCGTCGGGGGCGCTGATGATCGAGGTCGCCGACAGCGACCCGCGGGTCTCCTTCGACGAGCTCGAACAGCGCCTGGTCGCCCTGCGGCGCCTCGGCGTACGGATCGCGCTGGACGGCTTCGGCAGCGGTTACGCCGCGATCAACGCCCTGCGCCGGCTCCCCATCGACGTGCTGAAGCTGGACCGCGGACTGGTCGAGGGCGTCGTCGAGTCCGCCCGGCTGCACAAGATCACCAGCGGGCTGCTGCGGATCGCCTGCGACCTCGGCATGCAGTCCGTGGCCGACGGCGTCGACGTCCCCGAACAGGTCCTCGCCCTGCGCGCCATGGGATGTACGCACGGCCAGGGCATGGCCTTCTCCGGGCCGCTGGACGAGTATCGGCTGCGCCGCACCCTGGTCCGCGGCACGTTTCCGGTGCCCGGCAGTCCGGCTGCTCAGCCCGTCCTGGCGGGCGGCTCGATCCCGCTGCTCAGCGGCTCACATGGTGAGACGCCCGTCCCACCCACTTGA
- a CDS encoding DUF6191 domain-containing protein: protein MFNFFEELFAPGRKHTAEEQKRLELTRVDLGIGDPARGPIDLTSGKVVVRRRDEDGDGDPGETDGDRGDPDGGDADGGGSGGDGGGGADGGDA from the coding sequence GTGTTCAATTTCTTCGAGGAACTCTTCGCCCCCGGTCGCAAGCACACCGCCGAGGAGCAGAAGCGGCTGGAGCTGACCCGGGTGGATCTCGGCATCGGTGACCCCGCGCGCGGCCCCATCGACCTGACCTCGGGCAAGGTCGTCGTCCGCCGCCGTGACGAGGACGGGGACGGGGACCCCGGTGAGACGGACGGGGACCGCGGCGACCCGGACGGCGGCGATGCGGACGGCGGCGGATCCGGAGGCGACGGGGGCGGTGGGGCCGACGGGGGCGACGCCTGA
- a CDS encoding helix-turn-helix transcriptional regulator, which yields MLGDVETRSVSPVFVGRARELGALTDALAAATTAPAGGGGEPQALLVGGEAGVGKTRLVEEFLAVAVRREAVVAVGGCVEIGADGLPYAPFSTALRALRRTLPEEMAAACAGQEGELARLLPELGEAGRDAADEHGTARLFELTARLLERISADRAVVLVLEDLHWADSSTRHLLAYLFRTLRSGRLVVIGTYRADDIHRRHPLRPLLAELDRLRTVRRIELSRFSRAEVRRQLTGILAGTPEPALVDEIFERSDGNAFFVEELACSLECGDGAGLPGSLRDLLLVRVEALSDDAQRVARIVAEGGSTVEYELLAAVAGLAEDELIEALRGAVGANLLLTTPEGNGYRFRHSLVREAVSDDLLPGERSRLNRRYAQALEADPALVRDGERATRLASYWYGAHDPAKALPAVLKASVEARHRNAYAEQLRLLERAMELWDDVPEAIRGTLRPIDYAEVYPACGRDGSTPLRHLDLMAEATVAARFGGERERALTLCKKALRVLEGEDDALRAAWFWVQRSRLVQDLTRGDGWDELATAEELVRGLPPSAVHADVLTSVAGWGALHRPGAETLAAADRAVEYARLVGDEYIELHARLTRGWLNADAGAVDEGIAEMYAVRDRADELGLVGIMGRAGINLPSTLEAMGRSLDAVAAADHGIEGCHSHGVADMEAWARTNQAMSLFSLGRWDESLATTEAAARKALSRKPQALVAARRTEVALARGDIAEAERQLALTRRGFGSSDPQPQHVINIVRHTITIAVQQGNLPEARAAFEAQAAEGFPTGTQRYAFPLLHVVAAAEADARGLPATEPGRPGILALVRSHLKRLPALVPVWAAYGVLIDAELARAEGLDTPEHWSRAAQAFMPLHRPYELAQIRHRWAEALLIASGDRTAATVLLRDAHGTARSLGARPLTETIELLAGRARITLTDPDAAHGSAGAFGDAIPVAVTVPDHGDEQGGQDHSEDQLRAAAAAAVESFGLTPREQDVHRLVAAGHTNRRIAEELYISPKTASVHVSNILAKLGVTGRGEAAALAHRLRLYREPKGS from the coding sequence ATGCTCGGCGACGTGGAGACCAGGTCAGTCAGTCCCGTGTTCGTCGGCCGCGCACGTGAACTCGGCGCGCTCACCGACGCGCTCGCCGCCGCCACCACCGCCCCGGCCGGCGGTGGCGGCGAGCCGCAGGCGCTGCTCGTCGGCGGCGAGGCGGGCGTGGGCAAGACCCGCCTGGTCGAGGAGTTCCTCGCGGTTGCGGTCCGCCGCGAGGCCGTCGTCGCCGTCGGCGGCTGCGTCGAGATCGGAGCCGACGGCCTGCCGTACGCCCCCTTCTCCACCGCCCTGCGCGCCCTGCGCCGCACCCTGCCCGAGGAGATGGCCGCCGCCTGCGCGGGCCAGGAGGGCGAACTGGCCCGGCTCCTTCCGGAGCTCGGTGAGGCAGGCCGGGACGCGGCCGACGAGCACGGCACCGCCCGTCTCTTCGAGCTCACCGCCAGACTCCTGGAGCGCATCTCCGCGGACCGCGCCGTCGTGCTCGTCCTGGAGGACCTGCACTGGGCCGACTCCTCGACCCGGCACCTGCTCGCCTACCTCTTCCGTACGCTGCGCAGCGGCCGCCTCGTCGTGATCGGCACCTACCGGGCCGACGACATCCACCGCCGCCACCCGCTGCGCCCCCTGCTGGCCGAACTGGACCGGCTGCGTACCGTGCGCCGCATCGAGCTCTCCCGGTTCAGCCGGGCCGAGGTCCGCCGCCAGCTCACCGGCATTCTCGCGGGCACCCCCGAACCCGCCCTGGTGGACGAGATATTCGAGCGTTCCGACGGCAACGCCTTCTTCGTCGAGGAGCTCGCCTGCAGCCTGGAGTGCGGCGACGGGGCCGGGCTGCCCGGTTCCCTGCGCGACCTCCTCCTCGTCCGTGTCGAGGCGCTCTCCGACGACGCCCAGAGAGTCGCCCGCATCGTCGCCGAGGGCGGTTCCACCGTCGAGTACGAACTGCTGGCCGCCGTAGCCGGCCTCGCCGAGGACGAGCTCATCGAAGCCCTGCGCGGAGCCGTCGGCGCCAATCTGCTGCTCACCACCCCGGAGGGCAACGGCTACCGCTTCCGGCACTCCCTGGTCCGCGAAGCCGTCAGCGACGACCTGCTCCCGGGCGAACGCTCCCGGCTCAACCGCCGCTACGCCCAGGCCCTGGAGGCCGACCCCGCCCTCGTCCGCGACGGCGAGCGCGCCACGCGCCTGGCCAGCTACTGGTACGGGGCGCACGACCCGGCCAAGGCGCTGCCCGCCGTACTGAAGGCCTCGGTGGAGGCCCGCCACCGCAACGCCTACGCCGAGCAACTGAGGCTGCTGGAGCGGGCGATGGAACTGTGGGACGACGTTCCCGAGGCGATACGCGGTACGCTGCGCCCCATCGACTACGCCGAGGTCTATCCGGCCTGCGGCCGTGACGGCTCCACCCCGCTGAGACATCTCGATCTGATGGCCGAAGCCACCGTGGCCGCCCGCTTCGGCGGCGAGCGCGAACGGGCCCTCACTCTCTGCAAGAAGGCCCTGCGCGTCCTGGAGGGCGAGGACGACGCCCTGCGCGCCGCCTGGTTCTGGGTCCAGCGCTCCCGTCTGGTCCAGGACCTCACCCGGGGCGACGGCTGGGACGAACTGGCCACGGCCGAGGAACTGGTCCGCGGTCTGCCCCCGTCCGCAGTGCACGCGGACGTTCTGACGAGCGTGGCCGGCTGGGGCGCCCTGCACCGGCCCGGCGCCGAGACGCTTGCCGCCGCCGACCGGGCCGTGGAGTACGCCCGGCTGGTCGGCGACGAGTACATCGAGCTGCACGCGCGGCTGACCCGCGGCTGGCTGAACGCCGACGCCGGAGCCGTCGACGAGGGCATCGCGGAGATGTACGCCGTCCGCGACCGGGCCGATGAGCTGGGTCTCGTCGGCATCATGGGGCGTGCCGGCATCAACCTGCCCTCCACCCTCGAAGCCATGGGCCGCTCGCTGGACGCGGTGGCCGCCGCCGACCACGGCATCGAGGGCTGTCACAGCCACGGTGTCGCGGACATGGAGGCCTGGGCCCGTACCAACCAGGCGATGTCGCTGTTCTCCCTCGGCCGCTGGGACGAGTCCCTTGCCACCACGGAGGCCGCCGCCCGCAAGGCGCTGTCCCGCAAGCCCCAGGCGCTGGTAGCCGCACGCCGCACCGAAGTGGCCCTGGCGCGCGGGGACATCGCCGAGGCGGAACGGCAACTGGCGCTGACGAGAAGGGGCTTCGGCTCCAGCGACCCGCAGCCGCAGCACGTCATCAACATCGTCCGCCACACCATCACCATCGCCGTGCAGCAGGGGAACCTCCCCGAGGCGCGGGCGGCCTTCGAGGCCCAGGCGGCCGAGGGCTTCCCGACCGGCACCCAGCGGTACGCCTTCCCGCTGCTGCACGTCGTCGCGGCTGCCGAGGCCGACGCCCGGGGACTGCCGGCCACCGAACCGGGCCGGCCTGGCATCCTCGCCCTCGTGCGGAGCCACCTCAAGCGGCTGCCGGCGCTCGTCCCCGTATGGGCCGCCTACGGTGTGCTGATCGACGCCGAACTGGCCCGGGCCGAAGGCCTCGACACCCCGGAGCACTGGTCCCGCGCCGCCCAGGCATTCATGCCGCTGCACCGCCCGTACGAACTGGCGCAGATCCGCCACCGCTGGGCCGAGGCGCTGCTCATCGCCTCCGGCGACCGGACCGCGGCCACCGTGCTGCTGCGCGACGCCCACGGCACCGCCCGGAGCCTCGGGGCGCGCCCGCTGACCGAGACCATCGAGCTGCTGGCAGGCCGCGCCCGCATCACCCTCACCGATCCGGACGCCGCTCACGGCTCCGCAGGGGCCTTCGGCGACGCGATTCCGGTCGCCGTGACCGTCCCGGACCACGGCGACGAGCAGGGCGGCCAGGACCACTCGGAGGATCAGCTCAGGGCCGCGGCAGCCGCCGCGGTGGAGTCCTTCGGGCTGACCCCGCGCGAGCAGGACGTGCACCGCCTCGTGGCGGCCGGCCACACCAACCGCAGGATCGCCGAGGAGCTCTACATCTCGCCCAAGACCGCGAGCGTGCACGTCTCCAACATCCTGGCCAAGCTCGGCGTCACCGGCCGCGGCGAGGCGGCCGCACTCGCCCACCGGCTGCGGCTGTACCGGGAGCCGAAGGGGTCGTAG
- a CDS encoding 2-hydroxyacid dehydrogenase → MTSTMHSADVPDVWLPFEADEIEGLPEGLNYRFWDGGQDFPADPAQCAFYVVPYMKGPAVAVRPLRDMGGVQVVQTLSAGIDHVEPGLGLLPAGVRLCNAKGVHEASTAELTLALILASLRGFPGFVHGQDKEEWRSGFYPALADKSVLIVGYGSIGSAIEDRLAPFECARVARVARSARTTARGPVHTLDDLPALLPEADIVILSTPLNPSTQGLVGADFLAAMPDGALLVNVARGGVVDTKALLAELESGRLHAALDVTDPEPLPSGHSLWHAPNVLITPHVGGSTSAFKPRAKRLLAGQLSRFAAGEPVHNVVRTTG, encoded by the coding sequence ATGACTTCCACCATGCACTCCGCCGATGTTCCCGACGTATGGCTGCCCTTCGAGGCCGATGAGATCGAGGGGCTCCCCGAGGGTCTCAACTACCGCTTCTGGGACGGCGGGCAGGACTTCCCCGCCGACCCCGCGCAGTGCGCCTTCTACGTCGTTCCCTACATGAAGGGACCGGCGGTCGCGGTCCGTCCGTTGCGCGACATGGGCGGCGTCCAGGTCGTGCAGACGCTCTCCGCGGGCATCGACCATGTGGAGCCCGGCCTCGGTCTGTTGCCCGCGGGCGTACGGCTGTGCAACGCCAAGGGGGTCCACGAGGCCTCCACCGCCGAGCTCACCCTCGCGCTGATCCTCGCCTCGCTGCGCGGGTTCCCCGGATTCGTGCACGGCCAGGACAAGGAGGAGTGGCGGTCCGGCTTCTACCCGGCGCTCGCCGACAAGTCCGTGCTGATCGTCGGGTACGGATCGATCGGCTCGGCCATCGAGGACCGGCTCGCACCCTTCGAGTGTGCGCGGGTGGCGCGCGTCGCGCGCTCTGCACGGACAACCGCACGCGGGCCCGTACACACGCTCGACGACCTGCCCGCCCTGTTGCCCGAGGCCGACATCGTCATTCTGTCCACCCCGCTGAACCCGTCCACGCAGGGGCTGGTCGGCGCGGACTTCCTCGCCGCGATGCCGGACGGGGCGCTGCTGGTGAACGTGGCCCGCGGCGGTGTCGTCGACACCAAGGCCCTGTTGGCCGAACTCGAGTCCGGCCGACTGCATGCCGCCCTCGACGTCACCGACCCGGAACCGCTCCCTTCCGGCCACTCCCTCTGGCATGCTCCGAACGTCCTCATCACTCCGCATGTCGGCGGGAGCACCTCGGCGTTCAAGCCGCGCGCGAAGCGTCTGCTCGCCGGACAGCTCAGCCGTTTCGCCGCGGGAGAGCCGGTGCACAACGTCGTGCGCACCACCGGCTGA
- a CDS encoding aldo/keto reductase translates to MERRSLGAAALAVGAVGLGCMPMSWAYSASHRRGDEALRAVHAALDAGVDLLDTADMYGPFTNELLVGRALKGRREQAFVSTKCGLLVGDQHIVANGRPGYVRRACDASLRRLQTDVIDLYQLHRADPEVPVEETWGAMAELVNAGKVRALGLCAVGARAGRRRGARMHDETIRQLERVQQVFPVSAVQAELSVWSPQALEALLPWCAARGVGVLAAMPLGSGYLTGTLTPGQGFEPEDLRARHPRFTAEMMAANQPVVVGLRRVAERYGATPAQVALAWVLRQGPQVVPVPGTKHERWAVENAGAAGLTLTAQDLDEIERLPAARESWD, encoded by the coding sequence TTGGAGCGCAGAAGTCTGGGTGCGGCGGCGCTCGCCGTGGGTGCGGTCGGTCTCGGCTGCATGCCGATGAGCTGGGCGTACAGCGCCTCGCACCGGCGTGGGGACGAGGCGTTGCGCGCGGTGCACGCGGCGTTGGACGCGGGTGTCGACCTGCTCGACACGGCCGACATGTACGGGCCGTTCACCAATGAGCTGCTGGTGGGACGGGCGCTGAAGGGGCGCCGCGAGCAGGCCTTCGTCTCCACCAAGTGCGGGCTGCTGGTGGGCGACCAGCACATCGTGGCCAACGGCCGGCCCGGCTACGTACGCCGGGCCTGCGACGCCTCGCTGCGGCGCCTGCAGACGGACGTGATCGATCTGTACCAGCTCCACCGGGCCGACCCCGAGGTGCCCGTCGAGGAGACCTGGGGCGCGATGGCGGAGCTGGTGAACGCGGGCAAGGTGCGGGCCCTCGGGCTGTGCGCGGTCGGTGCCAGGGCCGGGCGCCGGCGCGGAGCGCGTATGCACGACGAAACGATCCGGCAGCTGGAGCGGGTCCAGCAGGTCTTTCCCGTGAGCGCGGTGCAGGCGGAACTCTCGGTGTGGTCCCCGCAGGCACTGGAGGCGCTCCTTCCGTGGTGTGCGGCGCGCGGGGTCGGGGTACTGGCCGCGATGCCGCTGGGCAGCGGATATCTGACGGGGACGCTCACACCGGGGCAGGGTTTCGAGCCGGAGGATCTGCGGGCCAGGCATCCGCGGTTCACCGCCGAGATGATGGCCGCGAACCAGCCGGTGGTGGTGGGGCTGCGTCGGGTCGCGGAACGGTACGGGGCGACGCCGGCACAGGTGGCGCTGGCCTGGGTGCTGCGGCAGGGCCCCCAGGTGGTTCCGGTGCCGGGGACCAAGCACGAGCGGTGGGCCGTCGAGAACGCGGGGGCGGCCGGGCTGACGCTGACGGCGCAGGACCTCGACGAGATCGAACGGCTGCCGGCGGCGCGGGAGTCGTGGGACTGA
- a CDS encoding PQQ-dependent sugar dehydrogenase, whose translation MAVLAAGALMFGAGCSSQEGVESTAGQGMSSPAGSSAPPSSRAASPSPSPSASRPPADLPPAKGSAKVVSTLTEGLDSPWGLAELPDGDLLVSSRDKGTITRINAKSGKKTLLGTVPGVAPAGEGGLLGLAVSPDYGTDHLVYAYFTTASDNRIARMLYDEDGTTPGQLLGAPDTILRGIPKGAIHNGGRIAFGPDRMLYAGTGETGDDGRAQDKESLAGKILRMTPDGEPLHGNPQADSVVYSYGHRNVQGLAWDGHKQLWAAEFGQDTWDELNRIVPGGNYGWPEAEGKAGKAGFIDPVAQWKTSEASPSGIAFAKGSIWMAGLRGERLWRIPLSGTADKEPLAAPQSFLGGKYGRLRTVLAAGGNRLWIVTSETDSRGTPKPGDDRILVAEVR comes from the coding sequence GTGGCCGTGCTGGCGGCCGGCGCCCTGATGTTCGGCGCGGGGTGTTCCTCGCAGGAGGGGGTCGAGAGCACGGCGGGCCAGGGCATGAGCTCACCGGCCGGATCGTCCGCGCCCCCGTCGAGCCGGGCGGCATCCCCGTCCCCGTCGCCGTCGGCCTCGCGCCCTCCGGCCGATCTGCCGCCCGCGAAGGGCTCGGCGAAGGTGGTGTCGACCCTCACGGAGGGCCTGGACTCGCCCTGGGGTCTCGCGGAGCTGCCGGACGGCGATCTGCTGGTCTCCTCGCGCGACAAGGGGACGATCACCCGGATCAACGCGAAGAGCGGGAAGAAGACGCTGCTGGGCACCGTCCCGGGGGTGGCACCGGCCGGCGAGGGCGGGCTGCTGGGCCTCGCCGTCTCCCCCGACTACGGCACGGACCATCTGGTGTACGCGTACTTCACCACCGCTTCGGACAACCGCATCGCCCGCATGCTCTACGACGAGGACGGGACGACCCCCGGTCAGCTGCTGGGCGCCCCGGACACGATTCTGCGGGGCATCCCGAAGGGGGCCATCCACAACGGCGGCCGGATCGCCTTCGGCCCGGACCGCATGCTGTACGCGGGCACCGGTGAGACGGGGGACGACGGTCGCGCACAGGACAAGGAGTCACTGGCAGGCAAGATCCTGCGGATGACCCCGGACGGTGAGCCGCTGCACGGCAATCCGCAGGCCGACTCCGTGGTGTATTCGTACGGTCACCGCAATGTGCAGGGTCTGGCGTGGGACGGCCACAAGCAGCTGTGGGCGGCGGAATTCGGCCAGGACACCTGGGACGAACTGAACCGGATCGTGCCGGGCGGGAACTACGGCTGGCCCGAGGCCGAGGGCAAGGCGGGCAAGGCCGGATTCATCGACCCCGTGGCACAGTGGAAGACGTCCGAGGCGTCCCCGAGCGGTATCGCCTTCGCCAAGGGTTCGATCTGGATGGCCGGTCTGCGGGGTGAGCGGCTCTGGCGGATTCCGCTGTCCGGTACGGCTGACAAGGAACCGCTGGCGGCACCCCAGTCGTTCCTGGGAGGGAAGTACGGCCGTCTGCGCACCGTGCTCGCGGCGGGCGGCAACAGGCTCTGGATCGTGACGAGCGAGACGGACAGCCGCGGCACCCCGAAGCCGGGAGACGACAGGATCCTGGTGGCCGAGGTGCGTTAG